One segment of Struthio camelus isolate bStrCam1 chromosome 27, bStrCam1.hap1, whole genome shotgun sequence DNA contains the following:
- the ASH2L gene encoding set1/Ash2 histone methyltransferase complex subunit ASH2, translating to MAAATAAAAAAAAGPAVPAPEEAEAAPEPPPLPPPPPPPPPPAAAGDPPPPPPPEQGAADAESGGDAALVDVTAVLETESANGKDALEGAGDNSEVLDAQAGSVDEENGRQLGEIELQCGICTKWFTADTFGIDTTSCLPFMTNYSFHCNVCHHSGNTYFLRKQANLKEMCLSALANLTWQSRTQDEHPKTMFSKDKDIIPFIDKYWECMTTRQRPGKMTWPNNIVKTMCKERDVFLVKEHPDPGSKDPEEDYPKFGLLDQDLANIGPAYDNQKQNNAVSTSGSLNGGIAAGGSGKGRGAKRKQQDGGTTGTAKKTRSDPLFSAQRLPPHGYPLEHPFNKDGYRYILAEPDPHAPDPEKLELDCWAGKPIPGDLYRACLYERVLLALHDRAPQLKISDDRLTVIGEKGYSMVRASHGVRKGAWYFEISMDEMPPDTAARLGWSQPLGNLQAPLGYDKFSYSWRSKKGTKFHQSIGKHYSAGYGQGDILGFYISLPEDTETAKSLPDTYKDKALIKFKSYLYFEEKDFVDKAEKSLKQAPGSQIVFFKNGTSQGVAFKDIFEGVYFPAISLYKGCTVSINFGPYFKYPPRDITYRPMSDMGWGAVVEHTLADVLYHVETEVDGRRSPPWEP from the exons ATGGCGGCGGCgacagcggcggcagcggcggccgcggccgggccggctgttCCCGCGCCCGAAGAGGCGGAGGCTGctccggagccgccgccgctgccgccgccgccaccaccgccgccaccgccggcggcagccggggaccccccgccccctcccccgccggagCAGGGCGCTGCCGACGCCGAGAGCGG GGGGGATGCTGCCCTGGTGGATGTCACTGCCGTGCTGGAGACCGAGTCTGCCAACGGGAAGGACGCCCTG GAAGGTGCTGGGGACAATTCTGAAGTCTTGGATGCTCAGGCAGGCTCAGTGGATGAAGAGAACGGACGACAGCTTGGAGAGATAGAGCTGCAGTGTGGAATTTGTACAAAGTGGTTCACGGCAGACACGTTTGGCATTGACACCAC ATCATGTCTGCCTTTCATGACCAACTACAGTTTCCATTGCAATGTTTGCCATCACAGTGGGAACACgtatttcttaagaaaacaagCAA atctcAAGGAAATGTGCCTTAGTGCTCTGGCCAACTTAACATGGCAGTCAAGGACACAAGATGAGCACCCAAAAACTATGTTCTCAAAAGATAAG gatatTATCCCATTCATTGATAAATATTGGGAATGTATGACAACAAGACAGAGACCTGGAAAAATGACTTGGCCTAATAATATTGTCAAAACTATG TGTAAAGAGAGAGATGTATTCTTGGTGAAGGAACATCCAGACCCAGGGAGTAAAGATCCAGAAGAAGATTACCCAAAGTTTGGACTTCTAGACCAA gatcTTGCCAATATTGGTCCAGCATATGATAACCAGAAACAGAACAACGCTGTATCCACAAGTGGAAGCTTAAATG GCGGAATTGCTGCAGGAGGcagtgggaaaggaaggggagcGAAACGCAAGCAGCAAGATGGTGGGACCACGGGAACAGCCAAGAAAACAAGAAG TGACCCGTTGTTTTCCGCTCAGCGCTTACCTCCTCATGGTTATCCTTTGGAACACCCCTTTAATAAAGATGGATATCGTTACATCTTGGCTGAGCCCGACCCCCATGCACCAGATCCAGAAAAATTGGAGCTAGACTGTTGGGCAGGAAAGCCTATTCCTGGAGACCTCTACAGAGCCTGCCTATATGAACGGGTCCTCCTAGCACTGCATGACCGAG CTCCTCAGTTAAAGATTTCTGATGACAGACTGACTGTTATAGGTGAGAAGGGCTATTCAATGGTACGAGCCTCCCATGGAGTGCGGAAAGGAGCATGGTACTTTGAAATATCCATGGATGAGATGCCTCCAGACACAGCTGCCAGATTAGGCTGGTCACAGCCACTAg GGAACCTCCAGGCGCCTCTGGGATATGACAAGTTCAGTTACTCCTGGCGCAGCAAAAAGGGAACAAAGTTTCATCAGTCAATAGGGAAACACTATTCAGCTGGCTACGGACAGGGTGATATACTGGGATTTTACATCAGTCTTCCTGAAGACACTGAGACTGCTAAATCATTGCCTGATACTTACAAAGATAAG GCTTTGATCAAATTCAAAAGCTACTTGTACTTTGAGGAAAAAGATTTTGTGGACAAAGCAGAGAAGAGCCTAAAGCAAGCACCTGGAAGCCAA ataGTCTTCTTCAAAAATGGTACCAGTCAAGGTGTTGCCTTTAAAGACATTTTTGAAGGAGTTTATTTTCCTGCTATTTCTTTATACAAAGGCTGCACG